Proteins encoded within one genomic window of Pararhizobium capsulatum DSM 1112:
- a CDS encoding transporter substrate-binding domain-containing protein, translating to MFKSMLTRRNAMLGAVALVTAVTLTKPAAAITPDEIKARGKIIVGIQGDNPPWGFVTSGGKQDGLDADMAALFAQELGVTVEFVPLEVNNRIPALTAGRVDVLFATMAMLPDRAKAVQFSKPYVANAIVLIGPKSAEIKTNADMEKFSVGVAKGAAQDTQVTKNAPANTTIRRYDGDAASVQALVSGQVDTLGGNIFYMDRVEKARPGEFENKLEFQKLYNGACTRLGETEINAALNTFIDKIKANGELKKIYDKWMKVPVPEFPETLEGIPFTAK from the coding sequence ATGTTCAAATCTATGCTGACACGCAGAAATGCGATGCTTGGAGCCGTAGCCTTGGTGACTGCCGTCACCCTGACAAAACCTGCGGCGGCTATCACGCCGGATGAAATCAAGGCACGCGGCAAGATCATCGTCGGAATTCAGGGTGACAATCCCCCATGGGGCTTCGTCACCAGCGGCGGCAAGCAGGATGGACTGGATGCCGATATGGCGGCACTGTTTGCCCAGGAACTGGGCGTGACCGTCGAGTTCGTGCCGCTTGAAGTCAACAACCGCATTCCTGCGCTGACGGCAGGCCGCGTCGACGTCCTGTTTGCCACGATGGCAATGCTGCCGGACCGTGCAAAGGCGGTTCAGTTCAGCAAGCCCTATGTTGCCAACGCGATTGTTCTGATCGGGCCGAAGTCCGCTGAAATCAAGACAAATGCCGACATGGAAAAGTTCAGTGTCGGCGTCGCAAAGGGTGCGGCCCAGGACACGCAGGTCACGAAGAATGCACCGGCGAACACGACCATCCGGCGCTATGACGGTGACGCTGCAAGCGTTCAGGCCCTTGTTTCCGGCCAGGTCGACACGCTGGGCGGCAACATCTTCTATATGGACCGCGTGGAAAAGGCTCGCCCGGGCGAGTTCGAGAACAAGCTCGAGTTCCAGAAGCTTTACAACGGCGCCTGCACACGTCTCGGCGAGACGGAAATAAACGCGGCTCTCAACACCTTCATCGACAAGATCAAGGCAAACGGCGAGCTCAAGAAAATCTACGACAAGTGGATGAAGGTGCCGGTACCGGAATTCCCGGAAACCCTTGAAGGCATCCCCTTCACCGCAAAATGA
- the aroQ gene encoding type II 3-dehydroquinate dehydratase, whose amino-acid sequence MNKTIFVLNGPNLNLLGQREPTIYGTTTLADIRERCVAKAKTLGFEIEFRQTNFEGELVESVHQARTDACGIIINPAGYTFTSIALLDALKTFDAPKIELHISNVHARESIYHNSLISRIATAIMIGFGADGYELAIQAMAGMVKRD is encoded by the coding sequence ATGAACAAGACAATCTTTGTGCTCAACGGACCGAACCTCAATCTTCTTGGTCAGCGCGAGCCGACGATCTATGGTACAACCACTCTTGCAGACATTCGCGAGCGATGCGTCGCGAAGGCGAAGACATTAGGCTTCGAGATCGAGTTCCGGCAGACCAATTTCGAGGGCGAACTGGTTGAAAGCGTGCACCAGGCCCGCACCGACGCCTGCGGCATCATCATCAATCCGGCAGGCTATACCTTCACGTCGATCGCCCTCCTGGATGCGCTGAAGACATTCGATGCGCCGAAGATAGAGCTGCACATCTCCAACGTGCACGCGCGTGAAAGCATCTATCACAATTCGCTGATCTCGCGCATCGCCACCGCCATCATGATCGGCTTCGGGGCGGATGGGTATGAACTGGCTATCCAGGCTATGGCTGGAATGGTCAAGCGGGACTGA
- a CDS encoding amino acid ABC transporter permease: protein MNYKLDFTPVIDGMPSLLLGCLGTFLLAICGMLLATVIGIGGVILRDSRFKPVRWMIIGFVELIRNTPFLVQIFFIYFALPFAGVRLDPTPTAIIALGINGGAYAIEIIRGGVQSIPKGQMEAGLALGLHKAQVFRLIILKPALRAIYPSLTSQFVLLTLSTSIASAISAYELTSVSQRIESESFRSFEVYFTVTVFYFVISWLMMRMFALFSARYFNYPVK, encoded by the coding sequence ATGAACTATAAGTTGGATTTCACACCCGTGATCGATGGCATGCCGAGCCTTCTGCTCGGCTGTCTGGGTACTTTCCTGCTCGCCATTTGTGGAATGCTGCTCGCCACCGTGATTGGAATTGGCGGCGTTATCCTGCGGGATTCCCGTTTCAAGCCGGTGCGGTGGATGATCATCGGTTTCGTCGAACTGATCCGCAACACACCTTTCCTGGTCCAGATCTTCTTCATCTACTTCGCCCTCCCCTTCGCCGGTGTCAGGCTTGATCCGACGCCGACGGCGATTATCGCGCTCGGCATCAACGGGGGCGCCTATGCAATCGAGATCATCCGCGGCGGCGTCCAGTCAATTCCCAAAGGACAGATGGAGGCGGGCCTGGCGCTTGGACTGCACAAGGCGCAGGTCTTCAGGCTGATCATCCTCAAACCGGCACTGAGAGCGATCTATCCCTCCCTGACCAGCCAGTTTGTGCTGTTGACGCTCTCCACCAGCATCGCATCGGCGATCTCGGCCTATGAGCTCACATCGGTTTCGCAGCGCATTGAATCGGAAAGCTTTAGAAGCTTCGAGGTCTATTTCACGGTCACGGTTTTCTATTTCGTGATCTCCTGGCTGATGATGCGCATGTTTGCGCTCTTTTCAGCGCGCTACTTCAACTATCCCGTCAAGTAA
- a CDS encoding amino acid ABC transporter permease: MGHDEFVFLLIGLKWTVVLSAVGFVCGCIAGLGVALARASGIPLVERITAGYIAIFQGTPLLMQLFVVYYGLALLGFVLDAWVAVAIGLTLHASAYLGEIWRGAIEAVPRGQTEAAKALSIRYVSRMRDVILPQALRISLPATVGFLVQLIKGTSLASIVGFTELTRAGNIISNQIFEPLTVFGIVGALYFLMCLPLTIFGARLERRFAAATAR; the protein is encoded by the coding sequence ATGGGTCACGATGAATTCGTCTTTCTCCTGATCGGCCTGAAATGGACCGTTGTCCTGTCCGCTGTCGGCTTTGTCTGCGGCTGTATTGCCGGGCTTGGTGTCGCTCTTGCACGCGCCTCGGGCATTCCGCTGGTGGAGCGGATAACAGCGGGCTACATAGCCATATTCCAGGGGACGCCCCTCCTGATGCAGCTCTTCGTGGTCTACTACGGCCTCGCACTGCTGGGTTTCGTGCTCGATGCGTGGGTGGCCGTCGCAATCGGCCTGACGCTTCATGCCAGCGCCTATCTCGGCGAGATCTGGCGCGGGGCGATCGAAGCGGTGCCGCGCGGCCAGACCGAGGCTGCAAAGGCTCTCAGCATCAGATACGTTTCGCGCATGAGGGATGTCATCCTGCCGCAGGCGCTGCGCATCTCCCTGCCCGCAACAGTCGGCTTTCTCGTGCAGCTGATCAAGGGGACCTCGCTCGCATCCATTGTCGGCTTCACGGAGCTGACTCGGGCCGGCAACATCATCTCCAACCAGATATTCGAGCCCTTGACGGTCTTCGGGATCGTTGGAGCGCTGTATTTCCTGATGTGCCTGCCGTTGACCATTTTCGGCGCCCGTCTCGAACGCAGATTTGCCGCCGCAACGGCGCGCTGA
- a CDS encoding amino acid ABC transporter ATP-binding protein, whose protein sequence is MITMERVEKWYGAFQALHDINMSVRKGERIVLCGPSGSGKSTLIRCINHLESYNKGEIRVGGILLNNQAKIIDAIRREVGMVFQQFNLFPHLTVIENCMLAPMRALGIGKAEAQERARGLLDRVKILEQAEKYPAQLSGGQQQRVAIARALCMRPKVMLFDEPTSALDPEMVKEVLDTMMGLAEEGMTMICVTHEMGFARQVADRVIFMASGAIVEEAPPAEFFTNPQHERTRKFLGEILHR, encoded by the coding sequence ATGATCACCATGGAGCGGGTGGAAAAGTGGTATGGCGCCTTTCAAGCCCTCCACGACATCAACATGTCGGTCCGCAAGGGCGAGCGGATTGTCCTGTGCGGCCCTTCCGGCAGCGGCAAGTCGACGCTCATCCGATGCATCAATCACCTGGAGAGCTACAACAAAGGCGAAATCCGCGTTGGCGGCATCCTTCTCAACAACCAGGCAAAAATCATTGATGCCATCCGCCGAGAGGTTGGCATGGTCTTCCAGCAGTTTAATCTGTTTCCGCATCTGACCGTGATCGAGAACTGCATGCTCGCGCCCATGCGGGCGCTGGGCATCGGCAAGGCCGAGGCACAGGAGCGGGCACGCGGACTGCTTGATCGGGTCAAGATCCTGGAGCAGGCGGAGAAGTATCCGGCCCAGCTCTCGGGCGGCCAGCAGCAGCGTGTCGCGATCGCCCGCGCGCTGTGCATGCGCCCGAAAGTGATGCTGTTCGACGAGCCGACCTCGGCTCTGGACCCGGAAATGGTCAAGGAAGTTCTCGATACGATGATGGGTCTCGCCGAAGAGGGCATGACGATGATCTGCGTTACCCACGAGATGGGCTTTGCCCGCCAAGTGGCAGACCGCGTGATCTTCATGGCCAGCGGTGCAATTGTCGAGGAAGCGCCGCCCGCCGAATTCTTCACGAATCCGCAACATGAGCGAACCCGAAAATTCCTCGGAGAAATTCTGCATAGGTAA
- a CDS encoding shikimate dehydrogenase family protein, whose amino-acid sequence MITGTTKLIAHLGYPTESFKAPLIYNPYFEKHEIDAVVVPMGCKPEEYPAFLKSLFRLSNIHGALVTMPHKISTMALLDEASTNAKVAGSCNAVRLAPDGRLIGDMFDGEGFVRGVLRKGRKVTGAHALVVGAGGVGSAIAASLAKAGVDRLAIFDANEVTATALLERLTKFYPDLHVTTGSTDPSGFDIVVNATPLGMRRGDPLPIDAERISPSTFVGEVVMTEEITPFLKAVRARGCAFQVGTDMLFEQIPAYLEFFDFPTTTADELRAVARIGK is encoded by the coding sequence ATGATCACCGGCACGACCAAACTCATTGCCCATCTCGGCTACCCCACGGAATCCTTCAAGGCGCCGCTGATCTACAACCCCTATTTCGAGAAGCACGAAATCGATGCCGTTGTCGTACCCATGGGCTGCAAGCCGGAAGAGTATCCGGCGTTCCTGAAGTCTCTCTTCCGCCTGTCCAACATACACGGCGCGCTCGTCACGATGCCCCACAAGATATCGACGATGGCACTCCTTGATGAGGCATCGACCAACGCCAAGGTCGCGGGTTCCTGCAATGCTGTCCGCCTCGCTCCCGATGGGAGACTGATCGGGGATATGTTTGATGGTGAGGGTTTTGTTCGCGGGGTCCTGCGAAAGGGTAGGAAAGTGACCGGAGCCCATGCGCTCGTTGTCGGCGCCGGTGGGGTCGGCTCGGCGATTGCGGCCTCGCTGGCGAAGGCAGGCGTGGATCGCCTGGCGATCTTCGACGCAAACGAGGTAACCGCCACCGCACTGCTCGAACGGCTGACGAAATTCTATCCGGACCTGCACGTCACCACCGGCTCCACCGACCCTTCCGGATTTGACATCGTCGTCAACGCAACACCTCTTGGAATGCGTCGTGGCGATCCCCTCCCGATCGACGCCGAACGCATTTCCCCGTCCACATTCGTCGGTGAAGTCGTCATGACGGAAGAGATAACGCCGTTTCTGAAGGCCGTGCGTGCCCGGGGATGCGCATTTCAGGTCGGGACCGACATGCTGTTCGAACAGATCCCCGCTTATCTCGAATTCTTCGATTTTCCGACCACGACAGCGGATGAGTTGCGAGCAGTCGCAAGGATCGGCAAATAA
- a CDS encoding ABC transporter ATP-binding protein: MLDLRDLTKIYPNGQHALERFSLSVPHGEITAVIGGSGCGKSTLLRLVSGLETPTRGKVSIDGETVIEPHPRINMIFQEPRLLPWLTVAGNVGFGLADLDRTARDEIVASGLARVGLSDYAERWPKELSGGQAQRVAIARALVVNPEVLLLDEPFSALDAFTRADLQDHLLDIWAASKPTMIIVTHDIDEALFLARRIVIMQPSPGRIMQVLDIDLPERPDRHSPAFGDIRQHLRQLLHRSLGKLPSVNGSALKSVQG, translated from the coding sequence ATGCTGGACCTCAGGGACCTCACCAAGATTTACCCCAACGGCCAGCATGCTCTGGAGCGTTTTTCGCTGTCGGTTCCGCATGGCGAGATCACCGCAGTCATCGGCGGGTCGGGTTGCGGAAAGAGCACGCTTCTGCGCCTGGTCAGCGGGCTGGAAACGCCCACCAGGGGAAAGGTCAGTATCGACGGCGAGACGGTTATCGAGCCGCATCCTCGCATCAACATGATTTTCCAGGAACCGCGCCTGCTGCCATGGCTGACCGTGGCCGGGAACGTCGGTTTCGGACTTGCAGATCTCGACCGGACGGCCCGTGATGAGATCGTCGCAAGTGGCCTTGCCCGTGTCGGGCTCTCCGACTATGCGGAGCGCTGGCCGAAGGAGCTTTCCGGCGGGCAGGCGCAGCGTGTCGCGATTGCCCGCGCGCTGGTGGTCAATCCGGAAGTGCTTCTGCTCGATGAGCCCTTCTCAGCGCTGGATGCCTTCACCCGCGCCGATCTTCAGGATCATCTCCTGGATATCTGGGCGGCGTCGAAACCGACCATGATCATCGTTACGCATGATATCGACGAAGCCCTGTTCCTCGCGCGGCGCATTGTGATCATGCAGCCTTCGCCCGGCCGCATCATGCAGGTGCTCGACATCGACCTTCCCGAACGTCCCGATCGGCATAGCCCAGCCTTTGGCGATATCCGTCAGCATCTTCGTCAGCTATTGCATCGTTCGCTGGGGAAATTGCCCTCGGTGAACGGTTCTGCATTGAAATCCGTTCAAGGATAG
- a CDS encoding ABC transporter permease, producing the protein MADVVEERLALQASYSDKVRQRLPLARIGLSVVFPLGILLLWEAAATVGLINGRLVPPPSRVIATLSSLAATGELALHIWTTTLRVALGFVFGAAAATVIGAVVGYFATVRRLVDPTLQALRAIPSIAWVPLFILWFGIFEASKIMLIAVGVFFPVYLGVVGALLGVDRKIVEVGRIFRLSGFDLVRRILLPAVLPTFVLSLRAGLGLGWMFVVAAEFMGASEGLGYLLVDGQQLGKPDQVMAAILVFAVVGKLTDSMLVAVTAPLLRWQDNFRRER; encoded by the coding sequence ATGGCCGACGTGGTGGAAGAGAGGCTCGCCTTGCAGGCGAGCTATTCCGATAAGGTCCGGCAGAGGCTGCCCCTTGCGAGGATCGGGCTATCGGTGGTTTTTCCGCTGGGTATTCTGCTCCTGTGGGAGGCTGCGGCCACCGTCGGGCTGATCAACGGTCGCCTTGTTCCGCCGCCATCGCGCGTCATCGCCACGCTCTCAAGCCTCGCCGCCACTGGCGAGCTTGCCTTGCATATCTGGACGACGACCCTTCGTGTTGCGCTGGGCTTCGTCTTCGGGGCTGCGGCAGCAACGGTTATCGGCGCGGTTGTCGGATATTTTGCGACGGTTCGCCGGCTGGTAGATCCAACGCTGCAGGCGTTGCGGGCGATCCCGTCCATTGCCTGGGTGCCGCTATTCATTCTTTGGTTCGGGATATTCGAGGCTTCCAAGATCATGCTGATTGCGGTCGGCGTCTTCTTTCCCGTCTATCTCGGCGTGGTTGGCGCCTTGCTGGGTGTCGATCGCAAGATCGTCGAGGTGGGACGCATTTTCCGTCTGTCCGGCTTCGATCTCGTCCGCCGTATCCTGCTGCCCGCCGTTCTGCCGACCTTCGTGCTGTCTCTGCGCGCCGGTCTCGGCCTTGGCTGGATGTTTGTCGTTGCGGCGGAGTTCATGGGGGCGTCGGAGGGATTGGGCTATCTGCTGGTCGATGGCCAGCAGCTCGGCAAGCCCGATCAGGTCATGGCGGCCATCCTTGTCTTCGCTGTTGTCGGCAAGCTGACCGACAGTATGCTCGTGGCTGTGACTGCGCCGCTTCTGCGGTGGCAGGACAACTTTCGCCGGGAGCGCTGA
- a CDS encoding aliphatic sulfonate ABC transporter substrate-binding protein has translation MNLIRSAVLGLAASLGLGFGAHAADLSEIRIDWATYNPVSVLLKKEGLLEKEFEKDGIKVTWVQSAGSNKALEFLNAESIDFGSTAGAAALIARVNGNPIKSIYVYSRPEWTALVTRADTGIAKVEDLKGKKIAVTRGTDPHIFLIRALADAGLTEKDVSIVLLQHADGKLALLRGDVDAWAGLDPLMASAELEGDAKLFFRKPENNSWGVLNTTETFANEHPDIVTRVIATYEAARAEAIADPAALKAALVEAAKLPEPVIEKQLERTDLSQPVIGDKQRETILAAGLALQQAGVLPADADIAKTVSDLIDTRFAVTQ, from the coding sequence ATGAACCTTATTCGTAGCGCAGTCCTCGGACTTGCGGCGTCGCTCGGCCTCGGCTTCGGCGCCCACGCAGCTGATCTTTCGGAAATCCGCATCGACTGGGCGACCTATAATCCCGTCAGCGTGCTCCTGAAAAAGGAGGGGTTGCTGGAAAAGGAATTCGAGAAGGACGGCATCAAGGTCACCTGGGTTCAATCTGCCGGTTCCAACAAGGCACTCGAATTCCTCAACGCGGAGTCGATCGATTTCGGTTCGACCGCGGGAGCGGCTGCGCTGATCGCCCGCGTCAACGGCAATCCGATCAAATCCATCTATGTCTATTCGCGACCGGAATGGACGGCGCTGGTAACCCGCGCCGACACGGGCATTGCCAAGGTCGAGGATCTGAAGGGCAAGAAGATCGCCGTCACGCGTGGAACCGATCCGCATATCTTCCTGATACGGGCGCTCGCAGATGCAGGACTGACCGAGAAGGATGTCAGCATCGTGCTTCTGCAGCATGCTGATGGAAAGCTTGCGCTTCTGCGGGGCGATGTCGATGCCTGGGCAGGCCTCGATCCGCTGATGGCCTCCGCTGAGCTCGAAGGCGATGCAAAACTCTTCTTCCGTAAACCGGAAAACAACAGCTGGGGCGTGCTGAACACCACCGAGACGTTTGCCAATGAACACCCGGATATCGTCACTCGCGTGATTGCGACATATGAGGCCGCCCGCGCCGAGGCAATCGCCGATCCGGCCGCCCTGAAGGCAGCGCTGGTCGAGGCTGCGAAGCTTCCGGAGCCAGTCATCGAAAAGCAGCTTGAGCGGACAGATCTTTCCCAGCCGGTCATCGGCGACAAGCAGCGCGAAACCATCCTCGCTGCCGGTCTAGCGCTTCAGCAGGCTGGCGTGCTGCCGGCCGATGCCGATATCGCCAAGACCGTTTCAGATCTGATCGACACGCGTTTTGCGGTTACTCAATAG
- a CDS encoding RBBP9/YdeN family alpha/beta hydrolase, which translates to MAEEGCRVSIDTLVLPGLNGSGEGHWQWHWLRDHANARGVEQDNWICPDLDDWRARLQASLTEVRSVWLVAHSLGCILAANLADSPLASRIKGALLVAPCDLSVVEELHPCAVNFGAMPLKRLPFPSLVVGSLNDPYMDFNMTQRVAQAWGSELIDLGHAGHINIRSRFGRWPQGYDLLRLLQTNIKKTTIAAATERRSLRPSTQAAYS; encoded by the coding sequence ATGGCGGAAGAGGGTTGTAGAGTATCGATAGACACATTGGTCCTGCCGGGCTTGAATGGATCCGGCGAGGGACATTGGCAATGGCACTGGCTGCGCGATCACGCAAATGCCCGTGGCGTCGAGCAGGACAACTGGATCTGCCCCGATCTCGACGATTGGCGCGCCCGTCTCCAGGCATCCCTGACCGAAGTTCGCAGCGTATGGCTCGTTGCCCATAGTCTCGGCTGCATTCTCGCGGCCAATCTCGCAGATAGCCCGCTGGCATCGCGGATCAAAGGCGCGCTGCTGGTCGCGCCCTGCGATCTCTCCGTCGTCGAGGAACTGCACCCCTGCGCCGTGAATTTCGGCGCAATGCCATTGAAACGTCTGCCGTTTCCGAGCCTCGTCGTCGGCAGCCTCAATGATCCCTATATGGATTTCAACATGACCCAACGCGTTGCGCAGGCTTGGGGAAGCGAGTTGATCGACCTTGGCCACGCCGGTCACATCAACATTCGCAGCCGCTTCGGTCGCTGGCCGCAGGGCTATGACCTACTTCGGCTGCTGCAGACCAACATCAAGAAAACAACGATCGCCGCAGCAACCGAGCGGAGATCGCTGAGACCATCGACGCAAGCTGCATATTCCTGA
- a CDS encoding ABC transporter permease subunit gives MTIVAEPSLKIPDDVEQAVPAVRRRQIPVAVISTLTVLGLLVVWYLAAAAELVSPIFLPSPVVVGASLWTLITEGFVDSTLAQHAAASLGRVLAALVVSVAIGIPAGLLIATSRIGRGILDPVVEFLRPLPPLAYLPLIIIWIGIGEASKVTVIALSMLPSIIIATAAGVRAVPKDHINAARSFGASRIQVLLHVILPSSVPSILTGTRIALGTGWSTLVAAELVAATRGLGFMIQSAAQFLVTDVVIAGIIVIAVIAILLEVLARLLERWIAPWARAN, from the coding sequence ATGACCATCGTTGCCGAGCCATCCCTGAAAATTCCTGACGATGTGGAGCAGGCAGTGCCTGCCGTGCGTCGTCGCCAGATACCCGTGGCGGTGATTTCTACGCTGACGGTGCTCGGGCTGCTTGTCGTCTGGTATCTCGCTGCCGCCGCCGAGCTGGTTTCACCGATTTTCCTGCCTTCCCCCGTTGTTGTCGGAGCATCACTCTGGACGTTGATAACGGAGGGCTTTGTCGATTCCACGCTTGCGCAACATGCCGCGGCAAGTCTGGGGCGTGTGCTTGCGGCATTGGTCGTTTCGGTTGCGATCGGCATTCCCGCCGGTCTGCTGATCGCAACCAGCAGGATCGGGCGCGGCATTCTTGATCCGGTGGTGGAATTTCTGCGGCCGCTACCGCCGCTGGCTTACTTGCCGCTGATCATCATCTGGATCGGGATTGGGGAGGCATCGAAGGTTACGGTCATCGCCCTTTCCATGCTGCCCTCGATCATCATCGCGACGGCGGCCGGGGTGCGGGCGGTGCCGAAGGACCACATCAATGCCGCACGCTCCTTCGGTGCTTCCCGTATTCAGGTTCTGCTGCATGTCATTCTTCCGTCCTCCGTGCCTTCCATCCTCACCGGAACGCGCATTGCGCTCGGCACCGGCTGGTCGACGCTCGTCGCCGCCGAATTGGTGGCGGCAACGCGAGGGCTTGGCTTCATGATACAGTCTGCGGCGCAGTTCCTGGTGACCGACGTCGTCATCGCCGGCATCATTGTCATTGCGGTTATTGCCATCTTGCTCGAGGTGCTTGCCCGCTTGCTGGAGCGGTGGATTGCTCCCTGGGCGCGGGCCAACTGA
- a CDS encoding ATP-binding cassette domain-containing protein produces the protein MTRSTLTFTKTSLSYPSRERKGLPQQVLDSINFSVSSGEFVVIIGRSGSGKTSLLNLAAGFQVPTEGGVLLDGARIVGPGAERAVVFQDDALYPWFNARDNVAFPLKLRGLSKAERRARADALLALVALSHAADRRIWELSGGMRQRVGIARALASEPSFLLLDEPLGALDALTRTKMQGFLLDIWKKSGAGALLITHSIDEALLLATRIIVLSPNPGRIAATFETGFGAELLAGAKPETLRATPLFKSIHEQLTDLIHTLSPEEELAA, from the coding sequence ATGACACGCAGCACGCTTACCTTCACCAAGACCAGTCTGTCCTATCCGTCGCGTGAGCGGAAAGGGCTGCCGCAGCAGGTTCTGGATTCCATCAATTTCTCGGTGTCCAGCGGCGAGTTCGTGGTGATCATCGGCCGCTCGGGTTCGGGCAAGACGAGCCTGCTCAACCTCGCCGCGGGTTTCCAGGTGCCGACCGAGGGCGGCGTCCTGCTCGATGGCGCGCGTATCGTCGGGCCCGGTGCAGAACGTGCCGTCGTCTTCCAGGACGATGCGCTTTATCCCTGGTTCAATGCGCGGGACAACGTGGCCTTTCCGCTGAAGCTTCGGGGGCTTTCAAAAGCAGAACGGCGTGCACGAGCCGATGCGTTGCTTGCGCTTGTCGCTCTTTCCCATGCCGCCGATCGCCGTATCTGGGAGCTTTCCGGTGGTATGCGGCAGCGCGTCGGGATCGCGCGGGCACTGGCATCCGAACCGAGTTTCCTGCTTCTCGACGAGCCGCTGGGTGCCCTCGACGCCCTGACCCGCACCAAGATGCAGGGCTTCCTTCTCGATATTTGGAAGAAGAGTGGCGCAGGCGCGCTGCTTATCACCCACAGCATTGACGAGGCGCTGCTGCTTGCCACCCGCATCATCGTGCTTTCGCCAAATCCAGGGCGGATCGCCGCAACGTTCGAGACTGGTTTCGGGGCCGAATTGCTTGCCGGTGCCAAGCCAGAGACCCTTCGCGCGACGCCGCTTTTCAAGAGCATCCACGAACAGCTGACGGATCTCATCCACACGCTTTCGCCAGAGGAGGAGCTTGCCGCATGA
- the tauA gene encoding taurine ABC transporter substrate-binding protein: MTKITRRTFAALAAATIVSTVSFSTAFADDVTLNIGYQPIVEPSRVPQADGTYEKVTGAKINWQKFDGGADVIAAIASGSLDIGYVGSSPLAAAASRQLPIETIALVGLISEAEALAVRDIAKPEDLAGKKIATPFVSTAHYSLLTALKHWNIDPKSVEILNLRPPEIAAAWQRGDIDGAYVWDPVLAELKKSGTVLATSADVASWGGPTFDAWIVSKTFAEAHPDVVAAFVKVTGDATAAYRAKPESWDAKSPEAEKIARLTGAKQEEVPALLKGYIFPTLEEQAGADLLGGGTVKAVAETSAFLKEQGKIPAILDDYKPYVSTRWVEEAAKLSF; encoded by the coding sequence ATGACCAAAATCACGCGACGCACTTTTGCGGCTCTTGCTGCTGCAACAATCGTTTCCACAGTCAGCTTTTCGACGGCTTTCGCTGACGATGTCACCTTGAACATCGGCTACCAGCCAATCGTCGAGCCCTCGCGCGTTCCGCAGGCAGACGGCACCTATGAGAAGGTTACCGGCGCCAAGATCAACTGGCAGAAGTTCGACGGCGGCGCCGATGTCATTGCGGCGATCGCATCCGGCTCGCTGGATATCGGTTATGTCGGTTCCTCGCCGCTCGCCGCGGCCGCAAGCCGCCAATTGCCGATCGAGACGATTGCGCTGGTCGGCCTGATCAGCGAAGCCGAGGCGCTTGCCGTGCGTGACATTGCCAAGCCGGAAGATCTGGCTGGCAAGAAGATCGCCACCCCCTTCGTCTCCACCGCCCACTACAGCCTGCTGACGGCCCTGAAGCACTGGAACATCGACCCGAAGTCGGTCGAAATTCTCAACCTGCGGCCACCGGAAATCGCAGCCGCCTGGCAGCGCGGCGATATCGACGGTGCCTATGTGTGGGATCCGGTTCTCGCCGAGCTCAAGAAGAGCGGCACGGTGCTTGCCACTTCCGCCGACGTGGCGAGCTGGGGCGGCCCGACCTTCGATGCCTGGATTGTCAGCAAGACTTTTGCTGAAGCGCATCCGGATGTGGTTGCAGCCTTCGTCAAGGTAACGGGCGATGCAACGGCAGCCTACCGCGCCAAGCCGGAAAGCTGGGATGCCAAGTCGCCGGAAGCTGAAAAGATTGCCCGCCTGACCGGCGCCAAGCAGGAAGAAGTGCCGGCGCTGCTGAAGGGCTACATCTTCCCGACGCTCGAAGAGCAGGCCGGTGCCGATCTTCTCGGCGGCGGAACGGTGAAGGCCGTGGCTGAAACGTCGGCGTTCCTGAAGGAGCAGGGCAAGATCCCCGCCATCCTCGACGACTACAAGCCCTACGTCTCAACCCGTTGGGTCGAAGAAGCTGCCAAGCTTTCCTTCTGA